In the Mya arenaria isolate MELC-2E11 chromosome 11, ASM2691426v1 genome, one interval contains:
- the LOC128209190 gene encoding EF-hand calcium-binding domain-containing protein 11-like isoform X1, producing the protein MSVRSGFNLTPIGYPVIRREVKKEDAVLISRVFMTNDTDNKGFLSRADLKVAVVELLGYKPTKYEADQMLRDYGDNVSETLRGLREEQFVACMSEKMAGLDEDDEIRHTFMAFDMHCRGFLTLDDVKKVFASHAPHVPVPTIHSAFREVDQDGDGRVSFRDFQFLMKYSLDDHI; encoded by the exons ATGAGTGTCCGGTCAGGCTTTAACCTTACACCGATAGGATATCCAGTGATAAGAAGAGAAGTGAAGAAAGAAGATGCTGTTCTGATATCCAgg GTATTCATGACCAATGACACAGATAACAAGGGCTTCTTGTCAAGAGCAGACCTCAAAGTGGCAGTTGTAGAGCTGCTTGGTTATAAACCAACGAAG tatgAGGCAGACCAGATGTTACGAGACTATGGGGATAATGTCAGTGAAACTCTGCGAG GTCTGAGGGAAGAGCAGTTCGTGGCCTGCATGAGTGAGAAGATGGCTGGACTGGATGAGGATGACGAGATCAGACACACCTTCATGGCATTCGACATGCATT GTCGAGGCTTCCTGACTTTGGATGATGTGAAGAAAGTGTTTGCGAGCCACGCTCCCCATGTTCCTGTACCAACTATACACTCGGCGTTCAG AGAAGTTGACCAGGATGGCGACGGGCGTGTCAGTTTCCGCGACTTCCAGTTTCTCATGAAGTACAGCCTCGATGACCACATCTAA
- the LOC128209190 gene encoding EF-hand calcium-binding domain-containing protein 11-like isoform X2, which translates to MSVRSGFNLTPIGYPVIRREVKKEDAVLISRYEADQMLRDYGDNVSETLRGLREEQFVACMSEKMAGLDEDDEIRHTFMAFDMHCRGFLTLDDVKKVFASHAPHVPVPTIHSAFREVDQDGDGRVSFRDFQFLMKYSLDDHI; encoded by the exons ATGAGTGTCCGGTCAGGCTTTAACCTTACACCGATAGGATATCCAGTGATAAGAAGAGAAGTGAAGAAAGAAGATGCTGTTCTGATATCCAgg tatgAGGCAGACCAGATGTTACGAGACTATGGGGATAATGTCAGTGAAACTCTGCGAG GTCTGAGGGAAGAGCAGTTCGTGGCCTGCATGAGTGAGAAGATGGCTGGACTGGATGAGGATGACGAGATCAGACACACCTTCATGGCATTCGACATGCATT GTCGAGGCTTCCTGACTTTGGATGATGTGAAGAAAGTGTTTGCGAGCCACGCTCCCCATGTTCCTGTACCAACTATACACTCGGCGTTCAG AGAAGTTGACCAGGATGGCGACGGGCGTGTCAGTTTCCGCGACTTCCAGTTTCTCATGAAGTACAGCCTCGATGACCACATCTAA